A region of the Chloroflexota bacterium genome:
GGCTATGAACCGCTCCAAAAGCTGGCGGCGGACAAGAAGAACAACCCGGACAGCGCAGTCATGGCGATGATGGTTCGGGACTGCGCGGCGACGGACATTGCAGGTGCCTTGCTCACCGACAACCGGGCGGTGGGGCGGAAGTCGGTGGTAGAGTTCGGTTGGGTGGTCGGGCTACCGGAATTCACGCGCACCGAGCAGTATCTGCATGTCAAATACGCGCCTGAGGGACGGGGATCCTCGACAGGCCGTGATGATGCAACGCAAGAAGCGATTACGTCCGTGGCGGGACGGCAGGCGCTGTTCCACCGGCCGGCCTCGTCCGGGATCTACGCGCTGGTCTGCAATCTGGACCTCTACCGCATCGGCCTGAACGACATCACGCGAGAGTACGCGGTAGGAGCGGAAGCGCGGCAGGCCCGAGCGCGGGCGCTCCTCCAGGCGCTAGCGGCGACGTTGGTCAAGCCGGCCGGCGCTCAACGCAACACCCAGAACCCGCACATCGTGGGGTGCGAGGGGATCGTGGCCGTCTCGCGCTCCAGCCTGCCAGCGCCGATGTTGAGCCCGCTGGACGATGCGTATCAGGCCGAAGTTGAAGGGTGCGCTCGGGCGTTGAACAAGATCCAGGCGGATGGCATCTGGACGCAGCGGTTCGCATCGACGTCCGAGGCGCTTGACCTGCTGGCGTCGCTCTCCGCCGAGCTCGACTTGCCCGCCGCGGCGAGGTAACCATGCCACCTCGAAAAACGCAGGCGAATTCACCGGATCGTGCTGTCGTCCGGGCTGCCCGCGCCAATTCCCTGGCCGACCCGGCACCGATTGCGGGAGTGCCAGGGCCGGGGCGCTGGCTGCTGGCTGAGCTCGCGCCGGTCAGCTTGTTCTCCCTGAAGACCAGTCAGGCAACCAGTGGTGTCGGCCGGACGCTGGTCGTGCCGACCCCCTACGCGATCAAAATGGCGTGCGTCGATGCGGCGTTTCGGGTCGGGTGGCCCGATTCGGACTGCGCCGAGTTGCTCGACACCCTTGTCGGCGTCGAGGTTCGTATCCGGCCGCCGGGTGCAGCGGTGG
Encoded here:
- a CDS encoding DevR family CRISPR-associated autoregulator → MNLHNLNSEGTEGNQQQTRMVHVVNAGGNRQSVNAVSGDMFKRILVDHLIPLLAEAGQPLSPAAQQHSPDRIVAGYEPLQKLAADKKNNPDSAVMAMMVRDCAATDIAGALLTDNRAVGRKSVVEFGWVVGLPEFTRTEQYLHVKYAPEGRGSSTGRDDATQEAITSVAGRQALFHRPASSGIYALVCNLDLYRIGLNDITREYAVGAEARQARARALLQALAATLVKPAGAQRNTQNPHIVGCEGIVAVSRSSLPAPMLSPLDDAYQAEVEGCARALNKIQADGIWTQRFASTSEALDLLASLSAELDLPAAAR